In Zunongwangia profunda SM-A87, the following proteins share a genomic window:
- the mnmA gene encoding tRNA 2-thiouridine(34) synthase MnmA: protein MKKVVVGLSGGVDSSVSAYLLKEQGYEVIGLFMKNWHDDSVTISDECPWLEDSNDAMIVAEKLGIPFQTVDLSEQYKERIVDYMFNEYERGRTPNPDVLCNREIKFDVFMKIALSLGADYVATGHYCRKGEIEKNGEKIYQLLSGKDNNKDQSYFLCQLTQEQLSKTLFPIGELQKSEVRRIAAEQELVTADKKDSQGLCFIGKVRLPDFLQQKLKPKEGNIVEIKPDSETYQTGIPEFESKIEELKFLSQKYQYQPQDGKVVGKHQGAHYFTKGQRKGLAVGGTPEPLFVIDTDVEDNVIYTGQGKKHPGIYRKGLFINEDEVHWVRKDLSLKPGESLELKARIRYRQPLQEATLYQTEQGMYVVFKTPQASITEGQFVAWYDGEELLGSGVIS from the coding sequence ATGAAAAAAGTTGTAGTAGGACTCTCAGGAGGTGTAGATAGTAGTGTTTCAGCCTATCTTTTAAAAGAACAGGGTTATGAGGTTATAGGATTGTTTATGAAAAACTGGCATGACGATTCGGTGACGATTTCAGACGAATGTCCATGGTTAGAAGACAGTAATGATGCGATGATCGTTGCTGAGAAATTAGGAATCCCATTCCAAACGGTAGACTTAAGCGAACAATATAAAGAACGTATCGTCGACTATATGTTTAATGAATACGAACGTGGTCGAACACCAAATCCAGACGTGTTATGTAATCGTGAGATCAAGTTTGATGTATTTATGAAAATAGCACTTTCTCTGGGAGCAGACTATGTGGCCACCGGTCATTACTGCCGTAAAGGAGAAATTGAAAAAAACGGAGAAAAAATATATCAGCTATTATCAGGAAAAGATAATAACAAAGATCAGTCTTATTTTTTATGTCAGCTTACCCAGGAGCAACTTTCAAAAACCTTATTTCCTATTGGGGAACTTCAAAAATCAGAGGTTCGTAGGATTGCTGCCGAACAGGAACTGGTAACTGCCGATAAAAAAGATTCGCAGGGACTTTGTTTTATAGGAAAAGTACGCTTGCCAGATTTTCTTCAGCAAAAATTAAAGCCGAAAGAAGGGAATATTGTCGAGATAAAACCGGATAGCGAAACCTACCAAACTGGTATTCCCGAATTTGAATCTAAAATTGAAGAATTAAAATTTCTATCTCAAAAATACCAATATCAGCCTCAGGATGGTAAAGTTGTAGGAAAGCATCAGGGTGCTCATTATTTTACTAAGGGACAACGTAAAGGTTTAGCTGTAGGAGGTACTCCAGAACCACTTTTTGTAATCGATACAGATGTTGAAGACAATGTTATTTATACCGGGCAGGGAAAAAAACATCCCGGAATTTATCGAAAAGGACTTTTTATTAATGAAGATGAAGTACACTGGGTAAGAAAAGACTTAAGTTTAAAACCGGGCGAAAGCTTAGAGCTAAAGGCAAGGATAAGATACCGGCAACCTTTACAGGAGGCAACTTTATATCAAACCGAACAAGGTATGTATGTAGTTTTTAAAACACCACAGGCTTCTATTACCGAAGGCCAGTTTGTGGCCTGGTATGATGGCGAAGAATTATTAGGATCTGGTGTAATTTCTTAA
- a CDS encoding toxin-antitoxin system YwqK family antitoxin: MSLLFLTLQNLNAQEGPNLNDAQGKRHGEWKVNFPGSNQTKFEGTFNHGKETGKFKFYKKGYEKHPSAIMDFDTGSDSIAVKYYTQQGEVISEGMMLNKKRAGKWITYHHKSDQIMMTEYYKNDELNGLQITYFKNGKVGEKTNYLNGIKNGSSQIYADNGQLLQDLNYKNGELDGHQTYYNPEGSLVAEGDYKNGRRIEDQQRK; encoded by the coding sequence TTGAGCTTGCTTTTTTTGACCCTGCAAAACTTAAATGCTCAGGAGGGACCAAATTTGAATGATGCGCAGGGCAAAAGGCACGGCGAATGGAAAGTAAATTTTCCTGGAAGCAATCAAACTAAATTCGAAGGAACCTTTAATCATGGAAAGGAAACGGGAAAGTTCAAATTCTATAAAAAAGGTTACGAAAAGCATCCAAGTGCAATTATGGATTTTGATACTGGTAGCGATTCTATTGCGGTAAAGTATTACACCCAGCAGGGAGAGGTAATTAGTGAGGGAATGATGCTGAATAAAAAAAGAGCGGGCAAATGGATCACGTACCATCATAAAAGTGACCAAATAATGATGACGGAATATTACAAAAATGATGAGTTAAATGGTTTACAAATCACTTATTTTAAAAATGGAAAAGTAGGAGAAAAGACAAATTACCTTAACGGAATTAAAAATGGGAGCAGTCAGATTTATGCAGATAATGGACAGCTTTTACAAGATCTTAATTATAAAAATGGAGAATTAGACGGTCATCAAACTTATTATAATCCTGAAGGTAGTTTAGTGGCAGAAGGTGATTATAAAAACGGGAGACGAATTGAAGATCAACAAAGAAAATAA